The Cellulomonas wangleii genome includes a region encoding these proteins:
- a CDS encoding ABC transporter permease subunit, with the protein MSTATTPRTEHAHHAAPAPAVRLTPWHVLRSEWIKIWTLRSTLWTIGLTVAVLVLLAWAMAASAGVAPEQFEGGAGSATMVYLVLAPGQIFGSLVLVVLAALSITGEYGTGQVRSTFAAVPTRLPVLWAKGAVVAVVTFATAAVGTALSLLLAGAIEPSMQPDWSDPEMLRIVVGTPLYIATVALLGFALGALMRNTAATIATVIGFVLVVESVLTLIAWKPLEYVRPFLPSSAGARVATPEEYLDMTNQMSAQAVELSPWGGYAVLVAWVVVILGAGALRLRTRDV; encoded by the coding sequence ATGAGCACCGCGACCACCCCCCGCACCGAGCACGCCCACCACGCCGCACCCGCACCCGCCGTGCGCCTGACGCCGTGGCACGTGCTGCGCTCCGAGTGGATCAAGATCTGGACGCTGCGCTCGACCCTGTGGACCATCGGCCTGACCGTCGCGGTCCTCGTCCTGCTGGCCTGGGCCATGGCGGCGTCGGCCGGCGTGGCGCCGGAGCAGTTCGAGGGCGGTGCGGGCAGCGCCACGATGGTCTACCTGGTGCTGGCGCCTGGGCAGATCTTCGGTTCGCTGGTGCTCGTCGTCCTGGCGGCGCTCAGCATCACGGGTGAGTACGGCACGGGGCAGGTCCGCTCGACGTTCGCGGCCGTGCCGACACGCCTGCCCGTCCTGTGGGCGAAGGGTGCGGTGGTGGCCGTCGTGACGTTCGCGACCGCGGCCGTCGGCACGGCGCTGTCGCTGCTGCTGGCCGGCGCGATCGAGCCGAGCATGCAGCCCGACTGGTCGGACCCGGAGATGCTGCGCATCGTGGTCGGCACGCCGCTGTACATCGCCACGGTCGCGCTGCTCGGGTTCGCGCTCGGCGCCCTCATGCGCAACACGGCGGCGACCATCGCCACGGTCATCGGCTTCGTGCTCGTCGTCGAGAGCGTCCTGACCCTCATCGCCTGGAAGCCGCTGGAGTACGTGCGGCCGTTCCTGCCCTCGTCGGCCGGGGCCCGCGTGGCCACGCCCGAGGAGTACCTGGACATGACGAACCAGATGTCGGCGCAGGCCGTCGAGCTGTCCCCCTGGGGCGGGTACGCGGTGCTGGTCGCCTGGGTCGTCGTGATCCTCGGTGCCGGCGCCCTGCGCCTGCGCACGCGCGACGTCTGA
- a CDS encoding ABC transporter ATP-binding protein produces the protein MIEAHGLTKRYGSKTAVDGVDFTVHPGRVTGFLGPNGAGKSTTMRMIVGLDHPTAGTVTVQGRPYARLRSPLTEVGALLEAKAVHPGRSARQHLRALAATHGIGDKRVDQVIEMAGLGPVAGKRVKGFSLGMGQRLGIAAALLGDPHTLILDEPVNGLDPEGVAWVRGLAKHLAAEGRTVFLSSHLMSEVAVTADDLLVIGRGRIVAQGPVADVVARATSTTVRVRSPQAAELAAALSGPRATVEAIEPGLLEVHGPTAAEIGELAAASRFVLHELTSVSGSLEQAYLSLTADAVEYHSATEGTDPSPAAAGAAGTTSPEAQR, from the coding sequence ATGATCGAGGCGCACGGACTGACCAAGCGGTACGGCAGCAAGACGGCGGTCGACGGCGTCGACTTCACGGTGCACCCCGGCCGCGTGACCGGCTTCCTCGGGCCCAACGGCGCGGGCAAGTCGACGACGATGCGCATGATCGTCGGCCTGGACCACCCGACGGCGGGCACGGTGACCGTGCAGGGCCGCCCGTACGCCCGCCTGCGCTCACCGTTGACCGAGGTGGGCGCGCTGCTGGAGGCGAAGGCGGTGCACCCCGGGCGCTCCGCGCGCCAGCACCTGCGCGCGCTCGCAGCGACGCACGGCATCGGCGACAAGCGGGTCGACCAGGTCATCGAGATGGCCGGCCTGGGCCCCGTGGCCGGGAAGCGCGTCAAGGGGTTCTCCCTCGGCATGGGTCAGCGCCTCGGCATCGCCGCCGCGCTGCTGGGCGACCCGCACACGCTGATCCTCGACGAGCCGGTCAACGGGCTGGACCCCGAGGGCGTGGCGTGGGTGCGCGGCCTGGCCAAGCACCTCGCGGCGGAGGGCCGCACCGTCTTCCTGTCCTCGCACCTCATGAGCGAGGTCGCCGTGACGGCGGACGACCTGCTGGTCATCGGGCGTGGCCGCATCGTCGCCCAGGGCCCCGTCGCCGACGTCGTGGCACGCGCCACCAGCACCACGGTCCGGGTCCGCAGCCCGCAGGCGGCCGAGCTCGCCGCGGCCCTGTCCGGGCCCCGCGCCACGGTCGAGGCGATCGAGCCGGGCCTGCTGGAGGTCCACGGCCCGACCGCCGCGGAGATCGGCGAGCTGGCGGCGGCCTCGCGGTTCGTGCTGCACGAGCTCACGTCCGTCAGCGGCTCGCTCGAGCAGGCGTACCTGTCGCTGACCGCCGACGCCGTCGAGTACCACTCCGCCACCGAGGGCACCGACCCCTCGCCCGCAGCCGCCGGTGCCGCCGGCACGACCAGCCCGGAGGCGCAGCGATGA
- a CDS encoding Bax inhibitor-1/YccA family protein translates to MSNPVFNNSAVFGDPRQQRRGGQQTVVQGPAWGTPGAQAADAATLEQMYDAPPATTRETGRLTYDDVIVKTGGLLALLVVVAAATWTLAPGLWIVGAVVGLVLGLVNAFKKNPSPVLITLYTVAQGMFLGGISAMYESFYDGIVGQAVMATLSVFAVALVLFRSGKVRVTPKFQRAVLIGMVGYLVYSLLNIVLMMFGVGGGTYGPLRSGLLGIIVGLVAVGLAAASLIMDFDSIKRGVEQGVPAKFAWSAAFGLIVTLVWLYLELLRLLAILRGDN, encoded by the coding sequence ATGAGCAACCCCGTCTTCAACAACAGTGCCGTCTTCGGTGACCCGCGCCAGCAGCGTCGCGGCGGGCAGCAGACCGTCGTGCAGGGCCCCGCATGGGGCACGCCGGGTGCGCAGGCCGCCGACGCCGCGACCCTCGAGCAGATGTACGACGCGCCGCCGGCCACCACGCGCGAGACCGGACGCCTCACCTACGACGACGTCATCGTGAAGACCGGCGGGCTGCTCGCGCTGCTCGTCGTCGTCGCCGCGGCGACGTGGACGCTCGCGCCGGGCCTGTGGATCGTGGGGGCCGTCGTCGGTCTCGTCCTCGGCCTGGTCAACGCGTTCAAGAAGAACCCGAGCCCGGTGCTCATCACGCTGTACACGGTCGCGCAGGGCATGTTCCTCGGTGGCATCAGCGCGATGTACGAGTCGTTCTACGACGGCATCGTCGGGCAGGCGGTCATGGCCACCCTGTCGGTGTTCGCCGTGGCGCTCGTGCTGTTCCGCTCCGGCAAGGTCCGCGTCACCCCGAAGTTCCAGCGCGCCGTGCTCATCGGCATGGTCGGGTACCTCGTGTACTCGCTCCTGAACATCGTCCTGATGATGTTCGGCGTCGGCGGTGGCACGTACGGCCCGCTGCGCTCGGGTCTCCTCGGGATCATCGTGGGCCTCGTCGCCGTCGGCCTGGCCGCCGCGAGCCTGATCATGGACTTCGACTCCATCAAGCGCGGCGTCGAGCAGGGCGTCCCGGCCAAGTTCGCGTGGTCGGCCGCGTTCGGCCTCATCGTCACCCTGGTGTGGCTGTACCTCGAGCTGCTGCGCCTGCTGGCGATCCTGCGCGGGGACAACTGA
- a CDS encoding cystathionine beta-synthase, with product MKYAQHISELVGGTPLVRLTSVTAGLSATILAKVEYLNPGGSVKDRIALRMIEAAEASGELQPGGTIVEPTSGNTGVGLALVAQRKGYRCVFVCPDKVSQDKRDVLRAYGAEVVVTPTAVPPDHPDSYYSVSDRITRETPGAWKPNQYANANGPASHYASTGPEIWADTEGRITHLVTGVGTGGTITGTGRYLHDVSADRPAADGGRVVVVGADPAGSVYSGGDGRPYLVEGVGEDFWPTAYDPTVPDEIIAVSDADSFAMTRRLAREEGLLVGGSCGMAVEATLRHARALQDADPEAAARAVYVVILPDGGRGYLSKIFNDSWMRSYGFLAGGEGATVADVLRTKDGDLPALVHTHPNETVRDAIEILREYGVSQMPVVGAEPPVMIGEVAGAVSERDLLSAVFSGAASLADRVDKHMAPALPLIGSGEPVGSARTALEKADALMVVDDGRPVGVLTRHDLLGFLATG from the coding sequence GTGAAGTACGCCCAGCACATCTCCGAGCTCGTCGGTGGCACCCCGCTGGTGCGGCTGACGTCCGTGACCGCGGGCCTGAGCGCCACGATCCTGGCCAAGGTCGAGTACCTCAACCCCGGCGGGTCGGTGAAGGACCGGATCGCGCTGCGCATGATCGAGGCGGCCGAGGCCTCGGGGGAGCTGCAGCCGGGCGGGACGATCGTCGAGCCGACCTCCGGCAACACCGGCGTCGGGCTCGCGCTCGTCGCGCAGCGCAAGGGGTACCGCTGCGTCTTCGTGTGCCCGGACAAGGTCAGCCAGGACAAGCGTGACGTGCTGCGTGCGTACGGCGCCGAGGTCGTCGTGACGCCCACCGCCGTGCCGCCGGACCACCCGGACTCGTACTACTCGGTGTCCGACCGGATCACGCGCGAGACGCCCGGGGCGTGGAAGCCGAACCAGTACGCCAACGCGAACGGCCCGGCCAGCCACTACGCGAGCACCGGCCCGGAGATCTGGGCCGACACCGAGGGGCGCATCACGCACCTCGTCACGGGTGTGGGCACCGGCGGCACCATCACCGGCACGGGCCGGTACCTGCACGACGTCTCGGCGGACCGCCCGGCGGCGGACGGCGGGCGCGTCGTGGTCGTCGGCGCGGACCCGGCCGGGTCCGTCTACTCCGGCGGCGACGGGCGCCCGTACCTCGTCGAGGGCGTCGGCGAGGACTTCTGGCCGACCGCCTACGACCCGACGGTCCCCGACGAGATCATCGCGGTGTCCGACGCGGACTCGTTCGCCATGACGCGGCGCCTCGCCCGCGAGGAGGGCCTGCTCGTCGGCGGCTCGTGCGGCATGGCCGTCGAGGCGACGCTGCGCCACGCGCGCGCCCTGCAGGACGCGGACCCGGAGGCGGCCGCGCGGGCCGTGTACGTCGTGATCCTCCCGGACGGCGGGCGCGGCTACCTGTCGAAGATCTTCAACGACTCGTGGATGCGGTCGTACGGGTTCCTCGCCGGCGGCGAGGGCGCCACCGTGGCCGACGTGCTGCGCACCAAGGACGGCGACCTGCCCGCCCTCGTGCACACGCACCCCAACGAGACGGTGCGCGACGCCATCGAGATCCTGCGTGAGTACGGCGTCTCCCAGATGCCGGTGGTCGGTGCTGAGCCGCCCGTGATGATCGGGGAGGTCGCGGGCGCGGTGAGCGAGCGCGACCTGCTCAGCGCCGTCTTCTCCGGCGCTGCGTCGCTGGCCGACCGCGTCGACAAGCACATGGCGCCCGCGCTGCCGCTCATCGGCTCGGGGGAGCCGGTGGGGTCCGCCCGTACGGCGCTCGAGAAGGCCGACGCCCTCATGGTCGTCGACGACGGGCGGCCCGTGGGCGTCCTCACGCGCCATGACCTCCTGGGGTTCCTGGCGACCGGGTGA
- a CDS encoding acetylxylan esterase, protein MALYDLPLPELERYLPDLDEPADLDAFWAKTLSETRGFDLALRREPYDAGLRLLDVEDVTFAGFGGHPVKAWVTRPAGSATDGSSLPAVVEFIGYGGGRGRPVERLAWAAAGYVHLLMDTRGQGSRWGSGGGTPDPVGSGPHTPGFMTRGILDPAEHYYRRVYTDGVRAVEAVRALPGVDPARVVVTGGSQGGGMTLAVAGLVDDLAGVMPDVPFMCHIPRAISLIDSDPYHEVVTYLSVHREHKDAAMRTLSYLDGVHLARRATAPTLFSVALRDPICPPSTVYAAYNHYGALAATRPERAIEVYEFNGHEGGGAFQVEAQLRWLAATLGR, encoded by the coding sequence ATGGCGCTGTACGACCTTCCCCTTCCCGAGCTCGAGCGGTACCTGCCGGACCTCGACGAGCCCGCTGACCTCGACGCGTTCTGGGCGAAGACCCTCAGCGAGACCCGCGGGTTCGACCTCGCCCTGCGTCGCGAGCCGTACGACGCCGGGCTGCGGCTGCTCGACGTCGAGGACGTGACGTTCGCGGGGTTCGGGGGGCACCCGGTCAAGGCGTGGGTCACCCGCCCGGCGGGGTCGGCCACCGACGGGTCGTCGCTGCCGGCGGTCGTGGAGTTCATCGGCTACGGGGGCGGGCGCGGCCGCCCGGTGGAGCGGCTCGCGTGGGCAGCCGCCGGGTACGTGCACCTGCTCATGGACACCCGCGGCCAGGGCTCCCGGTGGGGGAGCGGCGGCGGCACGCCCGACCCCGTCGGCTCGGGCCCGCACACCCCCGGGTTCATGACGCGCGGCATCCTCGACCCCGCCGAGCACTACTACCGCCGGGTGTACACCGACGGCGTGCGTGCGGTCGAGGCCGTGCGCGCCCTGCCCGGCGTCGACCCGGCGCGTGTCGTCGTCACCGGCGGCAGCCAGGGCGGCGGCATGACGCTGGCCGTCGCGGGCCTCGTCGACGACCTCGCCGGCGTCATGCCGGACGTGCCGTTCATGTGCCACATCCCGCGGGCGATCTCGCTCATCGACTCGGACCCGTACCACGAGGTCGTCACGTACCTGTCCGTGCACCGTGAGCACAAGGACGCGGCCATGCGGACGCTGTCGTACCTCGACGGCGTGCACCTGGCCCGCCGCGCGACCGCCCCCACGCTGTTCTCGGTCGCGCTGCGCGACCCGATCTGCCCGCCGTCGACCGTGTACGCGGCGTACAACCACTACGGCGCGCTCGCCGCGACGCGTCCGGAGCGGGCCATCGAGGTGTACGAGTTCAACGGGCACGAGGGCGGCGGCGCCTTCCAGGTCGAGGCGCAGCTGCGCTGGCTCGCGGCGACGCTCGGGCGCTGA
- a CDS encoding FKBP-type peptidyl-prolyl cis-trans isomerase has protein sequence MAAALPEVSGAPGTKPTLTFPDAAPSEELEVVVLSRGDGALVEAGQDIEVHYLGQSWQGGVFDNSFDRGSSISFPIGVGAVIAGWDEGLVGQQVGSRVLLSIPSHLAYGDRGVPQAGIKGGDTLVFVVDIVGVS, from the coding sequence ATGGCCGCAGCGCTGCCCGAGGTCTCGGGCGCACCCGGCACGAAGCCCACGCTGACGTTCCCGGACGCCGCGCCGTCCGAGGAGCTCGAGGTCGTGGTGCTGAGCCGCGGCGACGGCGCGCTCGTCGAGGCGGGCCAGGACATCGAGGTGCACTACCTGGGCCAGTCGTGGCAGGGGGGCGTCTTCGACAACTCGTTCGACCGCGGCTCGTCGATCAGCTTCCCCATCGGCGTCGGCGCCGTCATCGCCGGCTGGGACGAGGGTCTCGTGGGCCAGCAGGTCGGCTCCCGCGTGCTGCTGTCGATCCCGTCGCACCTGGCGTACGGCGACCGCGGCGTGCCGCAGGCCGGCATCAAGGGCGGCGACACCCTCGTGTTCGTCGTGGACATCGTCGGCGTCAGCTGA
- a CDS encoding transglutaminase-like domain-containing protein: MSVARTRDPQEWAAHSPYSDPGPHSAVLRALGTAPQDVHAAATGLIAHYRAEAATLDPARLPTIDLRWLDRILEAGLDVSSAPLPGRRHADRIAGCCRDHTLLGVGLLREHGIPARSRIGFARYFFPGDGVDHVVVERWDGERWVRNDPELDAAFGAAPAAGEPFDPFDMPTGPDSPFATAAELWTAHRRDGLDLTRYGVAGVPELAGPDFVRGYVLLEVAHRRRDEVLLWDVWGAALDGTTGAEGDALADVLADLLVRADAGDVGAEDELARRYTDDPRLHVGRRVLTDSPLGRRGWTDLVARTTAWGD; the protein is encoded by the coding sequence GTGAGCGTGGCACGCACCCGTGACCCCCAGGAGTGGGCGGCGCACTCGCCGTACTCCGACCCCGGTCCGCACTCCGCGGTGCTGCGCGCGCTCGGCACCGCGCCGCAGGACGTGCACGCGGCCGCGACGGGACTGATCGCGCACTACCGCGCCGAGGCCGCGACGCTGGACCCCGCACGTCTGCCGACGATCGACCTGCGCTGGCTCGACCGGATCCTCGAGGCGGGCCTCGACGTCTCGTCCGCCCCGCTGCCCGGCCGCCGGCACGCCGACCGCATCGCGGGCTGCTGCCGCGACCACACCCTGCTGGGCGTGGGGCTGCTGCGGGAGCACGGCATCCCGGCGCGCTCCCGCATCGGCTTCGCGCGGTACTTCTTCCCGGGCGACGGCGTGGACCACGTCGTCGTCGAGCGCTGGGACGGCGAGCGGTGGGTGCGCAACGACCCGGAGCTCGACGCCGCGTTCGGGGCGGCACCCGCGGCAGGGGAGCCGTTCGACCCGTTCGACATGCCCACGGGGCCGGACAGCCCGTTCGCCACCGCCGCGGAGCTGTGGACCGCGCACCGCCGCGACGGCCTGGACCTCACGCGGTACGGCGTCGCGGGCGTCCCCGAGCTCGCCGGCCCCGACTTCGTCCGCGGCTACGTCCTCCTCGAGGTGGCGCACCGCCGTCGTGACGAGGTGCTGCTGTGGGACGTGTGGGGCGCCGCGCTCGACGGCACGACGGGTGCCGAGGGGGACGCCCTCGCCGACGTCCTCGCCGACCTGCTGGTCCGCGCCGACGCCGGGGACGTCGGCGCCGAGGACGAGCTCGCCCGGCGCTACACCGACGACCCGCGGCTGCACGTCGGCCGGCGCGTGCTCACGGACTCCCCTCTGGGCCGCCGCGGCTGGACCGACCTGGTGGCGCGGACGACCGCGTGGGGCGACTGA
- a CDS encoding aspartate/glutamate racemase family protein, which produces MRTLGVIGGMSWYSTVEYYRIVNSLVQERLGGHHSAHLLLESLDFAQVRELQLADDWDAAGALLADAGRRLEAAGADAVLIATNLMHKVAPAVEAALDVPLLHIADAVAEVATAAGHRTLGVLGTRWVMAEPFYADRLARHGIATLVPDAPAQEEVDRIIFDELTQGSAPESSRARLQEVVTDLSAAGADAVVLACTELELALPPDGGPVPLIASARVHAEAAAAYALAGAQVPTGGR; this is translated from the coding sequence GTGCGCACCCTCGGCGTCATCGGCGGCATGAGCTGGTACTCGACCGTGGAGTACTACCGGATCGTCAACTCCCTGGTCCAGGAGCGGTTGGGCGGGCACCACAGCGCTCACCTGCTGCTGGAGTCGCTGGACTTCGCGCAGGTGCGCGAGCTGCAGCTCGCCGACGACTGGGACGCGGCCGGTGCGCTGCTCGCGGACGCGGGTCGACGCCTCGAGGCCGCCGGTGCGGACGCCGTGCTCATCGCGACCAACCTCATGCACAAGGTGGCACCCGCCGTGGAGGCCGCCCTCGACGTGCCGCTGCTGCACATCGCCGACGCGGTGGCCGAGGTCGCCACCGCCGCGGGGCACCGCACCCTGGGCGTCCTGGGGACGCGCTGGGTGATGGCCGAGCCGTTCTACGCCGACCGGCTGGCCCGGCACGGCATCGCGACCCTCGTGCCGGACGCCCCCGCGCAGGAGGAGGTCGACCGGATCATCTTCGACGAGCTCACGCAGGGCAGCGCCCCGGAGAGCTCCCGCGCGCGGCTGCAGGAGGTCGTCACGGACCTGAGCGCGGCGGGCGCAGATGCGGTGGTCCTGGCATGCACCGAGCTGGAGCTCGCCCTCCCGCCGGACGGCGGCCCCGTGCCGCTCATCGCGTCGGCCCGCGTGCACGCGGAGGCCGCAGCGGCCTACGCCCTGGCCGGGGCGCAGGTGCCCACCGGGGGCCGCTGA
- a CDS encoding FAD-binding protein, which produces MTDALTTWAGSHTFRGGPVVRPTSVDEVAEIVAGARHVRALGSRHSFHDLADSPGTLVVLDRLEAPTVVDPEAATVTVGAGVRYGELADDLHAAGWALHTMASLPHIAVAGTVATATHGSGVTAPNLSAAVRGLEIVGAGGEVRTLGPDDPELAGSVVALGGLGVVTRVTLAVQPTYDVAQEVWLDLPWATALDRFDDLMASAYSVSLFTDWTGDDVAQVWRKHRVDADAWTLPGPGDVLAGARPAPGPVHPVPGPDPVACTQQGGVPGPWHEGLPHFRLDFTPSAGAELQSEWLVPREHAVAAIEALRGIGHLTSPLLLISEIRTIAGDDLWLSTAHGGDRVALHFTWQPRRAEVEAVLPVIEEALAPFGARPHWGKLFADEQRTLRELYPRWDDQVALLTRRDPEGVFANDFLTRYGLRG; this is translated from the coding sequence ATGACGGACGCCCTGACCACCTGGGCCGGCAGCCACACGTTCCGCGGCGGGCCCGTGGTGCGCCCGACGAGCGTCGACGAGGTCGCCGAGATCGTGGCCGGCGCCCGGCATGTGCGGGCCCTGGGTTCGCGGCACTCGTTCCACGACCTGGCGGACTCCCCCGGCACGCTCGTCGTGCTGGACCGGCTCGAGGCGCCGACGGTCGTCGACCCCGAGGCGGCCACCGTGACCGTGGGCGCTGGTGTGCGCTACGGCGAGCTCGCCGACGACCTGCACGCGGCCGGCTGGGCCCTGCACACCATGGCGTCGCTGCCGCACATCGCGGTCGCCGGCACGGTCGCCACCGCGACGCACGGCTCGGGCGTCACGGCGCCCAACCTGTCGGCCGCGGTGCGCGGGCTGGAGATCGTCGGCGCGGGCGGTGAGGTCCGCACGCTCGGGCCGGACGACCCCGAGCTCGCCGGGTCGGTCGTCGCGCTGGGCGGCCTGGGCGTCGTGACGCGCGTGACGCTCGCGGTGCAGCCGACGTACGACGTCGCGCAGGAGGTGTGGCTCGACCTGCCGTGGGCTACGGCGCTCGACCGGTTCGACGACCTCATGGCGTCGGCGTACTCCGTGAGCCTGTTCACCGACTGGACCGGGGACGACGTCGCCCAGGTGTGGCGCAAGCACCGCGTCGACGCGGACGCGTGGACCCTGCCGGGGCCCGGCGACGTCCTGGCGGGCGCACGCCCCGCCCCGGGCCCCGTGCACCCCGTGCCGGGCCCGGACCCCGTGGCCTGCACGCAGCAGGGGGGTGTGCCCGGGCCGTGGCACGAGGGGCTCCCCCACTTCCGGCTCGACTTCACGCCGTCGGCGGGTGCCGAGCTGCAGTCCGAGTGGCTCGTGCCCCGCGAGCACGCGGTCGCGGCGATCGAGGCGCTGCGCGGCATCGGCCACCTGACGTCCCCGCTGCTGCTCATCAGTGAGATCCGGACCATCGCCGGCGACGACCTGTGGCTGTCCACCGCCCACGGGGGCGACCGCGTCGCGCTGCACTTCACGTGGCAGCCACGGCGGGCCGAGGTGGAGGCGGTGCTGCCGGTGATCGAGGAGGCCCTCGCCCCGTTCGGGGCTCGCCCGCACTGGGGCAAGCTCTTCGCGGACGAGCAGCGCACGCTGCGCGAGCTCTACCCGCGGTGGGACGACCAGGTCGCCCTGCTGACCCGCCGCGACCCCGAGGGGGTCTTCGCGAACGACTTCCTCACCCGGTACGGCCTGCGGGGCTGA
- a CDS encoding CPBP family glutamic-type intramembrane protease — MDETAGTLPAAADDAPPRALAHPAWRYLAAALVCGSAVLMFAIHVRPLAYLPLVVGIALGWAVDRVLGRDLLIIGAGMGIVSTIPLGADLSDASMLRFTLALGLAVVVPYVLSRHVLGDDVIRFPWRTGRRWTRTQWAYLIGVQSAGYLLLPFYFLSSGAYRNWPTVIEGQEIARLFVGVNAVGTWDELFFICTVFALLRRHFPLWAANLLQATVFVSFLWELGYREWGPLLTIPFALIQGFTFSLTKSLTYVLVVHLLFDAVVFMVLVHAHTPELFDIFITAPGR; from the coding sequence GTGGACGAGACAGCGGGGACCCTGCCGGCAGCGGCCGACGACGCACCCCCGCGGGCCCTGGCGCACCCCGCCTGGCGGTACCTGGCCGCCGCGCTCGTGTGCGGGTCGGCCGTGCTGATGTTCGCGATCCACGTCCGCCCGCTGGCGTACCTGCCGCTCGTCGTCGGGATCGCCCTGGGCTGGGCCGTCGACCGCGTGCTGGGGCGGGACCTGCTGATCATCGGCGCCGGCATGGGCATCGTCAGCACGATCCCGCTCGGCGCGGACCTGTCCGACGCCAGCATGCTGCGCTTCACGCTCGCGCTCGGTCTGGCGGTGGTGGTCCCGTACGTGCTGTCCCGGCACGTCCTGGGCGACGACGTCATCCGGTTCCCGTGGCGCACCGGCCGGCGGTGGACCCGCACGCAGTGGGCGTACCTCATCGGCGTGCAGTCCGCCGGGTACCTGCTGCTGCCCTTCTACTTCCTGTCGTCCGGCGCGTACCGCAACTGGCCGACGGTGATCGAGGGGCAGGAGATCGCGCGCCTCTTCGTCGGCGTCAACGCCGTGGGCACCTGGGACGAGCTGTTCTTCATCTGCACCGTGTTCGCCCTGCTGCGTCGGCACTTCCCGCTGTGGGCGGCGAACCTGCTGCAGGCCACGGTCTTCGTGTCGTTCCTGTGGGAGCTGGGCTACCGCGAGTGGGGCCCGCTGCTGACGATCCCGTTCGCGCTGATCCAGGGCTTCACGTTCTCCCTGACCAAGTCCCTGACGTACGTGCTGGTCGTGCACCTGCTCTTCGACGCCGTGGTCTTCATGGTGCTCGTGCACGCCCACACCCCCGAGCTGTTCGACATCTTCATCACCGCACCCGGGCGCTGA
- a CDS encoding DUF2776 family protein: MNRSISILFRAIPLVMGVVCLAFGLDILSGSDNAGHFVAGHVNIALTAICIALFTTAATIIRQLIHRYGEVWEVALPVLGYLVAFGTMVWGVTVFTRGDEPKLVVAGHVMLGIGLIAACVSTVATASTKFVLIQQAAARAPGSGPPDGAYSRTAGAVLVAVPVVLAAVGLVISATLYAHGGTPQLVAAHVLTGLSLICAALIALVASIVRQVRNEFGDAERYRWTWWVVAMGTINVVLGIGVLLASDDPNRLAPGVVLIGLGLVCFSILSKVLLLALVWRQVFALANRIPLIPVGTALACLFTAAFLFEGTERQAGLFVPAHVMVGLGAVCFTLFSIVSILEAGTSKD; the protein is encoded by the coding sequence ATGAACCGGTCCATCAGCATCCTGTTCCGCGCGATCCCGCTCGTCATGGGGGTCGTCTGTCTCGCGTTCGGGCTCGACATCCTGTCCGGCAGCGACAACGCCGGGCACTTCGTCGCGGGCCACGTGAACATCGCGCTCACCGCGATCTGCATCGCCCTGTTCACGACGGCGGCGACGATCATCCGGCAGCTCATCCACCGCTACGGCGAGGTGTGGGAGGTCGCGCTGCCCGTGCTCGGGTACCTCGTCGCGTTCGGCACGATGGTCTGGGGCGTGACGGTGTTCACGCGCGGCGACGAGCCCAAGCTGGTCGTCGCGGGCCACGTGATGCTGGGCATCGGGCTCATCGCCGCCTGCGTCAGCACCGTGGCGACCGCGTCGACGAAGTTCGTCCTGATCCAGCAGGCCGCGGCCCGCGCACCGGGCAGCGGCCCGCCGGACGGCGCGTACTCGCGCACCGCGGGCGCGGTCCTCGTCGCGGTCCCGGTGGTGCTCGCGGCCGTGGGCCTGGTGATCTCCGCGACCCTGTACGCGCACGGCGGGACGCCGCAGCTGGTCGCCGCGCACGTCCTGACCGGGCTGTCGTTGATCTGCGCCGCCCTCATCGCTCTGGTCGCCAGCATCGTGCGGCAGGTGCGCAACGAGTTCGGCGACGCCGAGCGCTACCGGTGGACGTGGTGGGTGGTGGCGATGGGGACGATCAACGTCGTCCTCGGCATCGGTGTCCTGCTGGCGTCGGACGACCCGAACCGCCTCGCACCCGGCGTCGTGCTCATCGGCCTGGGGCTGGTGTGCTTCAGCATCCTGTCCAAGGTGCTGCTGCTCGCGCTGGTGTGGCGTCAGGTCTTCGCGCTGGCCAACCGCATCCCGCTGATCCCGGTGGGGACCGCGCTCGCCTGCCTGTTCACCGCGGCGTTCCTCTTCGAGGGCACCGAGCGGCAGGCGGGCCTCTTCGTGCCCGCCCACGTCATGGTCGGTCTGGGTGCCGTGTGCTTCACGCTCTTCTCGATCGTCTCGATCCTCGAGGCGGGCACCTCGAAGGACTGA